The following DNA comes from Teredinibacter haidensis.
CTTTACCAGAGCAACGTCGATCACTTGATGGACAACTACAGCGTGCGCAACCGCATGCCCATGAATGAAAACGGTATGGCTGCACCCAGCAGCTCTGATACCCAGGGCGCCCGCTGGCTGGCCAATCTTCAAAACGGGAAAGCCGAATGGCGTTTTGGCCTAGATCATCGCGCTAATGACCGTAGCGCAGAGCTATATATGGATGCCGGTAAAGACGGCAACTACAACATGCTGGCCTCGATTATGTGGCCCGGCGTCGAGCAGCAGCAAACCGGCATTTTCGCCGAACTGGACTATCAACTGAACGATCAAGACCTACTACGTTTTGGCTCCCGTGTTGACCAGTTCGATGCCAATGCCACCCGCGCCGACGAACCTGCTGGCATGATGGGCAGCGCCACCCCCAACACGCTCTATCAAAACGCCTATGGTGTAACGGCCAGCGACCAAAGCGATACCGACCTAGGACTGGTGCTGGGTTGGGATCACAAACTGTCCAGCAAAACTGTGTTCAGTACCAATGTCAGTCGCAGCGTACGTGCCGCCGATGCTACCGAGCAGTTTATTGCCCGCAGCGCCATGGGCAGCAGTTGGGTAGGAAACCCCGATATTGCCGCCGAAAAACATCAGCAATTGGATATTACCGTGGTCTCGCGTGGTGAGACCCAACGCTGGTCCGCCACGGTATTCTGGGACAAAGTTAACGACTACATTGAGCGCTACAACTTGGAAACCGCCACCCTCTACCGCAATACCGATGCAAAACTTTACGGGATTGAAGTGGACGGCAGTCGCCATCTTAGCGATACACTCTCAGCAACCGCCGCCCTCAGCTACACTCGCGGCGAAAGCGACAATGGCGACCTGGGCCAGATCGCGCCACTGGAAGCGCGCTTTAACCTAGACTACCAACGCGATCAATGGGCTGCAGGCGCAGAGTTGGTCGCCACCACCAAGCAGGATAAGGTGAACCCTGTGATTGATGCTGGCGAAACCGATGGCTTTACGGTTCTAAACTTCTACAGTAGCTGGGAACCGCTAAAATCCCTGCGTCTGCAGGCGGGAATCGAAAATTTGCTAGATGAAATGTACGCCTACCATGTTAACGCCGCCAACTCTGATCCCTTCAATCCTGACCCAGTTCGGGTTAACGAACCTGGTCGTCGCATCTGGCTGAAGGTACGCTACGCGTTTTAACGTTACAATTGCGGGCCAGCAATTCCCTCGTAGTAACCGGATCAGATATGAGTCGTACTGAAAAGCCGTGCCCCCGTTGTGAAAAGCCCTTCCAATGCAACGCGGCCGATATCTCCAACTGCCAGTGCTTTAAGGTCCAGATTAGCCCCAAAGCACAGGCATTTATTGCCAAGCGCTGGCAGGAGTGCCTGTGCAACCAATGCCTGAAACGCGTCCAGTTCCAGCTTATCAGCGCTGATTATTAGCGCGCTTCCCCCAGCGACCGAGCCAGATCGGTCGGTCGCGCCTTAAAAACCCTAGAAAGCATCACACTTTTGTCATATTCAAATGATATGCTGTATCATATCTAACTTGTCAGATTTTAGGAGCATCATTTTGAAACATGTGGCTGTAGGCGCATCACTTCTCTTCTCTTCACTCGTAGCGAACGCCTTCGATGGCATCGTAACCGATGACAAGGGTCAACCCATTAGCAACGCCAGCGTCGAAGTGGTCGGTAGTAAAAGCGCTGCCAGAACCAACGCACAAGGTAAATTTCATCTTGACGAGATCGATATTGACGAGCTACATGTCCAGGCCGAGGGTTATAGCCACAGGGTACTGCACCTGCACGGCGAAGCCATCGAACCACTGAACATTGTACTTAGCACCTCTATTGTTGAGCAGGTGGATGTAATCGGCCTACCCATTCACGCATCCATCATGGAATCGGTACAGCCCATTAGCGTCGTCAGCGGCGACGAGTTGCGCAACAAGCAGGCGGGTACTCTGGGCGAAACCCTAAAATACGAAATCGGTGTACACAGCAGCTATTTTGGCCCCAATACCAGCAGCCCGATTATTCGTGGACTCGATGGCCCGCGTGTGCTGATCACCCAAAACGGCCTTGACGTCAGCGATGCCTCTCGCGTTGGCCCCGACCACGCTGTTGCCAGTGAAGCAACAACGGCC
Coding sequences within:
- a CDS encoding TonB-dependent receptor domain-containing protein, which encodes MKIRILIAAMSAVAVQALATTDLPIEVVEVIGDNTMTKEQQLDSQSTLSKPVQDAGELLRSVNGVAATRRGGRGFEPIIRGQSQNQLNIMTDGAYTFGACPGRMDPPTAYTAMDNFDQLTIIKGNRSVIYGAGGSGGTLLFEHKRPEFKDKNYLGSIGLGYTSSSESQDGSANLAFGNKRAFGRVFGDVKSSDNYEDADGNVTASSFDSSSYGLIAGSDLNNQHYLQLSFEGVSEDDVWFAGNGMDSPWTDSETARLKWVYSGGTLVDSFELSLYQSNVDHLMDNYSVRNRMPMNENGMAAPSSSDTQGARWLANLQNGKAEWRFGLDHRANDRSAELYMDAGKDGNYNMLASIMWPGVEQQQTGIFAELDYQLNDQDLLRFGSRVDQFDANATRADEPAGMMGSATPNTLYQNAYGVTASDQSDTDLGLVLGWDHKLSSKTVFSTNVSRSVRAADATEQFIARSAMGSSWVGNPDIAAEKHQQLDITVVSRGETQRWSATVFWDKVNDYIERYNLETATLYRNTDAKLYGIEVDGSRHLSDTLSATAALSYTRGESDNGDLGQIAPLEARFNLDYQRDQWAAGAELVATTKQDKVNPVIDAGETDGFTVLNFYSSWEPLKSLRLQAGIENLLDEMYAYHVNAANSDPFNPDPVRVNEPGRRIWLKVRYAF
- a CDS encoding cysteine-rich CWC family protein is translated as MSRTEKPCPRCEKPFQCNAADISNCQCFKVQISPKAQAFIAKRWQECLCNQCLKRVQFQLISADY